In one window of Macadamia integrifolia cultivar HAES 741 chromosome 2, SCU_Mint_v3, whole genome shotgun sequence DNA:
- the LOC122058653 gene encoding uncharacterized protein LOC122058653: MANEGVSGERLETYGDSVSLFKVTQLCGWWKKLVELLWFCVSNVFLIYIQEMFAKLVRDQIEGRSEVSSRGGGVSPPLVSGSGTTLKFQTVKNGVQENLNEGRVKIGNIGPAIPSHLASIHASMEFQTAEEGIQHNGNSGDVELWNWG, translated from the exons ATGGCGAATGAAGGTGTTTCAGGTGAGAGACTGGAAACCTACGGCGACTCTGTTTCTCTTTTCAAAGTTACTCAGCTGTGTGGTTGGTGGAAGAAGCTCGTGGAGCTCTTATGGTTCTGCGTCTCTAATG tatttttaatttatattcaGGAGATGTTCGCGAAGCTGGTAAGAGATCAGATTGAGGGAAGGTCTGAAGTAAGTTCAAGAGGTGGTGGTGTTTCTCCTCCATTAGTATCTGGATCTGGTACCACACTCAAGTTTCAGACAGTTAAAAATGGTGTTCAAGAAAATCTAAATGAAGGAAGGGTCAAAATTGGAAACATAGGGCCAGCTATTCCATCTCATCTAGCTTCAATTCATGCGTCGATGGAGTTTCAGACTGCTGAGGAAGGTATTCAACACAATGGAAACTCTGGCGATGTCGAGCTATGGAATTGGGGTTGA